In the genome of Stigmatopora nigra isolate UIUO_SnigA chromosome 7, RoL_Snig_1.1, whole genome shotgun sequence, the window ATGCAATGCCATGAAAGTAAAACTATTTAACTCCTTCTTGAATTATATTTCTTTTGCCATATTAATGACACAAAAGGCTCCAGTTAATTAAACCAATTTTAATATCACATAGAGAAAACCCAAGGAAAtacaaaatgcagtttttaaataATCTTAATTTTATTTACTCACTGGTAACAGCCACATTTTGGCAAATCTtgggtttaatttttttttacttgcaacACACTTTTTGCCACCTCATTTGTTTAATTAAATCTCTTAAATAAGATGTAAAAAGCTCAAGAGTAAACATCAAAAAATTAGAGAATAATTGAAATCTTTCAGTGTTGAATAGATCATAAGGTCACTTCCAAGACTTTGGGGTTCTAGAGAACCACTGTCACTCCGAAAATGGACAATAGTGGGAACAGTGGCaaaagtttgcaaaaacacaatatttcaattgccTAAAGACAAAAAATTATTGGAGCAGATAACTAAAATTGCTTCCAACAGTGCAACAATGACTCATCCAACATTCACAAAAGAAATTAGCATGACACCCAAAGAACTGCAGGCCTCACTACCCATAATTGAGGTCAGTGTTAACTATTGTACCATACAGATGacactgaataaaaaaagaaacaaaaaagaacatgaAGGCTAATCTCCCATTTGCTAAAATCATCTTGATGACCCCTCAACACTTTTGGGTAACCATTCTTGGACTAATGAGACAATGATTTAACTTTTTCACACTAgaatataaatcaataaataaaaatatataatattggaTTGTGTTCTGGGGGCTGAAATTCTTTTTCACTGCACTTACGGAGGatgaaacatgtttttaatcattctaTGCTGACAGGGGCTGCAGTCTGTTGGAGGTTGAGGGATCACTGAACCAGAGACAAAGACTGACGGAAGAGGTTTCTGAACTGACCGAAGAAGAGCAGAAACTTGATCAACTCATCCAGAGATGCACCCTGGATGCGAAGCACATGAGCGAGTCGCCAAGCAATGAGAAATATCCTTCACATCACTGTCATTTTGCTTTTAATATTAGAATTATCCATATCATATtctaacattaaatacaaaggTGTTTCTTTAACCATTTGCACATATGCATACGTGACATGTGAAGACATCAATCAACTGGGAAACTTTCAGGATCAAACTGTTATTGTTGTCAAAGCACCTACGGACACAAGACTCGAAGTACTAGATCCTGAGGAGGTATGTTAGATCCGTTTGAGATGCAATTATTTGGTAAATTCAAAATAGGGAACATTTTAAGCATCAATGAAAAATTCACCCTACTGCATTTTTGCATGTTAGAATATTTTCTACCTGTGTGTATGTAAAAATCTGACCAATTAAAGtgatgttcatttaaaaaaaattcggGCCTGATCACAAGTCTATCATGACTTCCCTTGTgatttttatgaaaatgtattaaagtgGGATCTTTCTCCCACTTAATGAATGCCcttaaaggttggattttaGTTTCCAAAAACTGCACTTGTTGGAATTTTGCATTACACCTAATTAGAGTTCTCTTTCTAAAGTTAATCTTTGTTTCCTCAGAGTCTCTCCATTCACCTGACCAGTACCAAAGGCCCTATAGAGGTTCTGTTGTGTCCAGATGTAAACGACCACAGTAGTCCGGTGAAAAATGGAAGCATGGACATCAATGGGAACTCACCTTTTCTCAAAGTCTTTCAAggtttgctgaaaaaaaatgcattcttttaaaaattgtattaacATATAAGTTATTGTAGCTCACTGCAGTATCTGCATTTCTAATATTGCTTTTTCCATAGAAGGTTTATGTACCTGACCAAGATTACGCTTACTATAATAATTTAAGGGGTGATGTAGcttatttttctatttcctaATAACTTATCATCTCTGTTCGATACAGATTCAACGTCTCCTGTTGCCGCTACCGCCGTATCCGTGAATTCTCTCTCGCCAATCTCATCCCAATTCACAAGTCTTCTACAGCATACGGAAGACCAGATGCCTTCATCCCTTGCCCCTTTCTTGAACCTGGGACCCCCTATTCTGGAGCAAGACGACTATCTTTTAGGATTGGGAGACGATCAGGGAATCAGCGACTTGTTTGAAACCTGTGACTTTGATAGGATGCCTTCACTTGGTTTGGATGATCTCCTGTGTAGCTAGCGCTAGCTGATCCAGATTTTGGTCAAGTGCATTTGAGTAGGTTTGGAGGCCTGTGACTTTCTAGTCAGTATAATCTAATTCTAGATACAAGAAAAAgggctatttttttccttccaatccCCCTAGCAGACAAAATACCATGTTTACTCATGGTGTCACAGATAAATTCAGGTGAAGATTTCTCTTCTCAGGCTCTGGGAGGACTACAGTGAAGCTTACAGGTGATTAGATATTTCAATTGCCTAAAGACAAATATtagcctttctttttttaaaacaaaaaaacaaaacataaccaAAACACATTGCCGTTTGTGTTCAAACCTGCATGAATTAGAAGACACCACTTGGCTTGTGAACTGAAGCTAGAGTTTAATAGAATAGACTGAATGTgctcaacaaacaaacaattattatcaAAATTATGATATTTCAACAATTCTTTTGTACCAAAGACATTTCTATGCCTTAAAtgtcttatttcatttttatgacaGACCTTTAACAGCTGTCACACTTTAATATATTAGTCAAATCTGGTCTATTATGAGCTGAAATTTACTCAAGGTGTATTTAATAGATTTAAGGTATAATACACAATCCCCCATTGCTTTGAGTCTCAGTCACGTTATAGAATTAAACTGTAACTGGCGCACAATGACCGCTCCACTTCACATGACCGACTTGGTGTCTTCTGCACACCTGAAACGCAAATTAAGCCAATCGTTTAGGCTGATGTAAATTTTAAAAGTTAtaatgaaataagaaaaaaaatggttgtcatCCAGTAAAGCAACCACGATGAATTTCGACTACGTATTGATCTAGACATGTAAAATATCTAATTAGAATGCCTGAAATAGTGTTCTACTTCTCATTCACATCGGCTCATTATATTTGATGACATCTGATGATAAAACAAAATTTATAACTATGAATTCCAAGTGATTAAGCAGGGATTTAGCGCTTTAAGCAAGAATTTTTGGCAGACGTTTAGAATGAAATAGAACACAATTGTCTTGTCTCGATCTGAAGCCTGGAAAACCTGCAGCTGCAGGTTATATTGCTGC includes:
- the LOC144199313 gene encoding transcription factor E2F3-like, whose protein sequence is MRRGISSAPDKVILTGVGGSHLDNNIILTALSDRLNPTQANATYIQIITTPPPCNVTQTSNVCLSEPSINNIYTTPQQAAANGSGHRPALGRPPAKRRLALDDSDHQYQSEPPRTPRGRGVATLAIGAHLKTAKTPKSPPERTRYDTSLGLLTKKFVDLLAQSVDGVLDLNLAAETLQVQKRRLYDITNVLEGIHLIKKKSKNNIQWMGCSLLEVEGSLNQRQRLTEEVSELTEEEQKLDQLIQRCTLDAKHMSESPSNEKYAYVTCEDINQLGNFQDQTVIVVKAPTDTRLEVLDPEESLSIHLTSTKGPIEVLLCPDVNDHSSPVKNGSMDINGNSPFLKVFQDSTSPVAATAVSVNSLSPISSQFTSLLQHTEDQMPSSLAPFLNLGPPILEQDDYLLGLGDDQGISDLFETCDFDRMPSLGLDDLLCS